In Sphingopyxis sp. FD7, a single window of DNA contains:
- a CDS encoding DUF3419 family protein gives MASQPNRKIAAAVVRTDAEQNQRLLDRAFALAFRGLVYAQIWEDPVVDMEALAIERGHRIATIASGGCNVFSYLTADPAEIVAVDLNTAHVALNHLKRVAIERLPDYLSFRRFFADADSAANIADYRAFVRPHLDETSRRYWEGRDLVGRRRINGFAHGLYKRGLLGNFIGLAHLVARMHRVDPRQFLEAQSIEEQRAIFDAKFAPFFDRKFIRWVTDQRSSLFGLGIPPAQYDALAGGRPMADVLRARLEKLACDFPLKDNYFAWQAFGRGYGKGVTVPLPPYLQAANYAAVKARAGRVTMLHANMTDMLAAADAASFNRYIFLDAQDWMSDAQLIALWAEVTRTARPGARVLFRTAAEPTLLPGRLPADLLDRWEYREDASRDYTRRDRSAIYGGVHLYVLKGAGA, from the coding sequence ATGGCCAGCCAGCCCAACAGGAAAATCGCCGCCGCGGTCGTCCGCACCGACGCCGAACAGAATCAGCGCCTGCTCGACCGCGCCTTTGCGCTCGCGTTCAGGGGGCTTGTCTATGCGCAGATCTGGGAAGATCCGGTGGTGGACATGGAGGCGCTGGCGATCGAGCGGGGCCACCGCATCGCGACGATCGCGAGCGGCGGCTGCAACGTCTTTTCCTACTTGACCGCCGACCCCGCGGAGATCGTCGCGGTCGACCTCAACACCGCGCATGTCGCGCTCAATCATCTCAAGCGCGTCGCGATCGAGCGGCTTCCCGATTATCTGAGCTTCCGCCGCTTCTTCGCCGATGCCGACAGCGCGGCGAACATCGCCGATTACCGCGCCTTCGTGCGCCCGCACCTCGACGAAACGAGCCGCCGCTATTGGGAGGGGCGCGATCTGGTCGGGCGCCGCCGCATCAACGGCTTCGCGCACGGGCTCTACAAGCGCGGCCTGCTCGGCAATTTCATCGGTCTTGCGCATCTGGTCGCGCGGATGCACCGCGTCGATCCGCGCCAGTTTCTCGAAGCCCAGAGCATCGAGGAGCAGCGCGCGATTTTCGACGCGAAGTTCGCACCTTTCTTTGACCGCAAGTTCATCCGCTGGGTCACCGACCAGCGCTCGTCGCTCTTCGGCCTCGGCATCCCGCCCGCGCAATATGATGCGCTGGCGGGCGGCAGACCGATGGCCGATGTGCTGCGCGCGCGGCTCGAAAAGCTGGCGTGCGACTTTCCGCTCAAGGACAATTATTTTGCCTGGCAGGCGTTCGGGCGCGGCTATGGCAAGGGCGTGACCGTGCCGCTGCCGCCCTATCTGCAGGCGGCCAATTATGCCGCGGTCAAGGCGCGTGCCGGGCGGGTGACGATGCTCCACGCGAACATGACCGATATGCTCGCCGCCGCCGATGCGGCCAGCTTCAACCGCTATATCTTCCTCGATGCGCAGGACTGGATGAGCGATGCGCAGCTCATCGCGCTATGGGCCGAGGTCACGCGCACCGCGCGGCCTGGCGCGCGCGTGCTGTTCCGCACCGCCGCCGAACCGACATTGCTGCCGGGGCGGCTCCCCGCCGACCTGCTCGACCGCTGGGAATATCGCGAAGACGCCTCGCGCGATTATACGCGCCGCGATCGTTCGGCGATCTATGGCGGCGTCCATCTCTATGTGCTGAAGGGCGCGGGTGCATGA
- a CDS encoding class I SAM-dependent methyltransferase, translating to MTAAHGELMDRVYRTQRHIYDLTRKYYLLGRDGLIAELAPPRGGSVLEIGCGTGRNLVAVGKAWPEAQLFGVDISDAMLATARTSLGRAGIDAKLARGDACDFDPQALFGRATFDRVFISYTLSMIPDWKAALVHAARCVAPGRRLEIVDFGQQDRLPRVWRRTLFGWLAQFHVAPRAELAPMIAGLAREMGSAGHCRSLYRGYAIRGGIARG from the coding sequence ATGACGGCGGCGCATGGCGAACTGATGGACCGCGTCTATCGCACGCAGCGGCACATCTATGACCTCACGCGCAAATATTATCTGCTCGGCCGCGACGGGCTGATCGCCGAGCTGGCGCCGCCGCGCGGCGGCTCGGTGCTCGAGATCGGTTGCGGCACGGGGCGCAATCTGGTTGCGGTCGGCAAGGCGTGGCCGGAGGCTCAATTGTTCGGCGTCGATATTTCGGACGCGATGCTGGCGACAGCGCGGACGTCGCTCGGCAGGGCGGGCATCGACGCGAAGCTGGCGCGCGGCGATGCCTGCGATTTCGACCCCCAGGCGCTGTTCGGCCGCGCGACCTTCGACCGCGTATTCATCAGCTATACGCTGTCGATGATCCCCGACTGGAAAGCGGCGCTCGTCCATGCGGCGCGCTGCGTCGCGCCGGGCAGGCGGCTGGAGATCGTCGATTTCGGGCAGCAGGATCGCCTGCCGCGCGTCTGGCGCCGCACGCTGTTCGGCTGGCTCGCGCAATTCCACGTCGCGCCGCGCGCCGAGCTGGCGCCGATGATCGCGGGGCTGGCCAGGGAAATGGGCAGCGCGGGCCATTGCCGCAGCCTCTATCGCGGTTACGCGATCCGCGGCGGCATCGCGCGCGGCTGA
- a CDS encoding YceI family protein, whose product MAVQRYSYTAITLHWLIALLLAFQIALGWALEGNNSPELFQRFQLHKSVGIAILLLSLARLAARVVMQRPPASDGPAWTRALAGLVHSLFYVVMILGPITGWLLVSTAKVQVPTLLFGIVPWPHLPVGRGWHEPAEVVHEAMAWLAIGLFLLHVAGALRHQWLLGKPELQRMIPSARGKAVGAAVIALALIGGAFAVGSSVYPDRERAAPAEPVISDTAQAEPVAPPAPVEAEKAEAAEAPDSDPAAEPEEEAEPLADWTVAPGGRLGFTARWNGEAVEGRFDRWRADIRFSPDQLAASRISVKVDLTSADTGDGQRDDSLKSSDFFNTAAYPSATFTARDIRHLDGDRYEARGTLDLRGASKPATLRFTLRIEGDRARVGGTARIDRTAFGVGQGEWAATDAIAAEVDVAFAFTATRPAR is encoded by the coding sequence ATGGCCGTTCAACGCTATAGCTATACCGCGATCACGCTCCACTGGCTGATCGCGCTGCTCCTCGCCTTTCAGATTGCGCTCGGCTGGGCGCTCGAAGGCAATAACAGTCCCGAGCTGTTTCAGCGGTTCCAGCTCCACAAATCGGTCGGCATCGCGATCCTGCTGCTCAGCCTCGCCCGCCTCGCCGCGCGCGTCGTCATGCAGCGTCCGCCCGCGTCCGACGGCCCGGCGTGGACGCGCGCGCTCGCGGGCTTGGTCCATAGCCTGTTCTATGTGGTGATGATCCTTGGCCCGATTACGGGCTGGCTGCTCGTGTCGACCGCGAAGGTTCAGGTGCCGACCTTGCTGTTCGGTATTGTGCCCTGGCCGCACCTTCCCGTCGGTCGCGGCTGGCACGAACCCGCCGAAGTGGTCCACGAGGCGATGGCGTGGCTGGCGATCGGGCTGTTCCTGCTGCACGTCGCGGGCGCGCTCCGCCACCAGTGGCTGCTCGGCAAGCCCGAGCTTCAGCGCATGATCCCGTCGGCGCGCGGCAAGGCCGTGGGAGCGGCCGTGATCGCATTGGCTCTCATCGGCGGCGCCTTCGCTGTGGGCTCAAGCGTCTATCCCGACCGCGAGCGCGCCGCACCCGCCGAACCGGTCATCTCCGATACAGCACAGGCCGAGCCCGTCGCGCCTCCCGCGCCGGTCGAGGCCGAAAAGGCGGAAGCGGCCGAAGCCCCTGACAGCGATCCCGCCGCCGAGCCCGAGGAAGAGGCAGAGCCGCTCGCAGACTGGACGGTGGCGCCGGGCGGCCGCCTTGGCTTTACCGCGCGCTGGAATGGTGAGGCGGTCGAGGGACGTTTCGATCGCTGGCGCGCCGACATCCGGTTCAGCCCCGACCAGCTTGCTGCGTCGCGCATCAGCGTGAAGGTCGACCTCACGTCCGCCGATACCGGCGACGGCCAGCGCGACGATTCGCTCAAGAGTAGCGACTTCTTCAATACCGCCGCATATCCGAGCGCGACCTTCACCGCGCGCGACATCCGGCACCTCGACGGCGACCGCTATGAAGCGCGCGGCACGCTCGACCTGCGCGGCGCCAGCAAACCCGCGACGCTGCGCTTCACGCTCCGGATCGAAGGCGACCGCGCGCGCGTGGGCGGCACCGCGCGGATCGACCGCACGGCGTTCGGTGTCGGTCAGGGCGAATGGGCCGCGACCGACGCGATTGCGGCGGAGGTCGATGTCGCCTTTGCCTTCACGGCAACGCGCCCCGCGCGCTGA